The following are from one region of the Halarcobacter sp. genome:
- a CDS encoding 30S ribosomal protein S1 — translation MGIDDIELGEDFDFAQMLEESFENAENNSVVDGVIVEITGDSVLVDVGQKIEGKLNISEITIGGEVQFKAGDTIPVMLMGNKGERPSISYKKVLQKEKFDAFVKEHGENVEDITIEGKIISVKNRGGFIIEDDSGLEYFMPMAQSYLKSHGAVGKKVKAKVLKVNSAQNSIIVSRKKLIEESKLQKDSKVNEILEKNEPVNGIVKKITSYGMFIDLGGIDGLVNYNEISYKGPVNPANYYNEGDEVSVVVLSYDKTKQHLSLSIKAALANPWEEIKDELEVGDTITVTVSNFESYGAFVDLGNDIEGLLHISEISWNKNLKNPKDLLTLGEEINVEVIELDINKKRLRVSLKNLQEKPFAKFMKENKVGDVVKGKVATLTDFGAFVTIGDVDGLLHNEEASWESNAKCKSLYKKGDEVEVKIIKIDREKENISLSVKEISDSPAKSFQNEHKMGDIVKGPVKDKKDFGIFIKLDDNLDGLIRNEDFGPLNAEEVNIGDELEAVVINIDTKKNRVRLSVKRLEQQQEREVLKAVNDDTSMTLGDLLKDQMK, via the coding sequence ATGGGTATCGATGATATAGAACTAGGTGAAGACTTTGATTTTGCTCAAATGCTAGAAGAGTCTTTTGAGAATGCTGAAAATAACTCTGTAGTTGATGGTGTAATTGTAGAAATTACTGGTGATAGTGTACTTGTTGACGTTGGTCAAAAGATTGAAGGAAAACTTAACATCTCTGAAATAACAATCGGTGGTGAAGTTCAATTCAAAGCAGGAGATACAATCCCTGTTATGCTAATGGGTAACAAAGGTGAAAGACCTTCTATCTCTTACAAAAAAGTACTTCAAAAAGAAAAATTTGATGCATTTGTAAAAGAGCACGGTGAGAATGTTGAAGACATTACAATTGAAGGTAAAATTATTTCTGTAAAAAACAGAGGTGGTTTTATTATTGAAGATGATAGTGGATTAGAATATTTTATGCCTATGGCTCAATCTTACTTAAAATCTCATGGCGCTGTTGGTAAAAAAGTAAAAGCAAAAGTTTTAAAAGTAAACTCTGCACAAAACTCAATCATAGTTTCAAGAAAAAAACTTATTGAAGAATCTAAATTACAAAAAGATTCAAAAGTAAATGAAATCTTAGAAAAAAATGAGCCAGTAAATGGTATCGTTAAAAAAATCACATCTTATGGTATGTTTATTGATTTAGGTGGAATTGATGGTTTAGTAAACTACAATGAAATCTCTTACAAAGGGCCAGTTAACCCTGCGAACTACTATAATGAAGGTGATGAAGTTTCTGTTGTAGTATTATCTTACGACAAAACTAAACAACACTTATCTTTATCAATTAAAGCTGCTCTTGCTAATCCATGGGAAGAGATTAAAGATGAATTAGAAGTTGGAGATACAATCACTGTAACTGTTTCTAACTTTGAATCTTATGGTGCATTTGTTGATTTAGGAAATGATATTGAAGGTTTATTACATATCTCTGAAATTTCATGGAATAAAAATCTTAAAAATCCAAAAGATTTATTAACATTAGGTGAAGAGATTAATGTTGAAGTTATTGAATTAGATATAAACAAAAAAAGATTAAGAGTATCTCTTAAAAACTTACAAGAAAAGCCATTTGCTAAATTTATGAAAGAAAACAAAGTTGGTGATGTTGTTAAAGGAAAAGTTGCAACACTTACAGATTTTGGTGCATTCGTAACAATTGGTGATGTTGATGGTTTATTACACAATGAAGAAGCTTCATGGGAATCAAATGCAAAATGTAAATCACTTTATAAAAAAGGTGATGAAGTTGAAGTTAAAATTATTAAAATTGATAGAGAAAAAGAAAATATCTCTTTATCAGTTAAAGAGATTTCTGACTCTCCAGCAAAAAGTTTCCAAAATGAACACAAAATGGGTGACATTGTAAAAGGACCTGTTAAAGATAAAAAAGATTTCGGAATCTTCATCAAATTAGATGACAATTTAGATGGTTTAATTAGAAATGAAGACTTTGGTCCATTAAATGCTGAAGAGGTAAATATTGGAGATGAGCTTGAAGCTGTAGTTATCAATATTGATACTAAAAAGAATAGAGTTAGATTATCAGTAAAAAGATTAGAGCAACAACAAGAAAGAGAAGTTTTAAAAGCTGTTAATGATGACACTTCAATGACTTTAGGTGATCTTTTAAAAGACCAAATGAAATAA
- a CDS encoding 4-hydroxy-3-methylbut-2-enyl diphosphate reductase produces the protein MKVKLASSYGFCFGVKRAIKIAEGYENSATMGPLIHNQNEIDRLKNDYNVGLYENLSDVKPNDTVIIRTHGIPKNDLKELKKRSEKVINATCPFVTTPQQNVKKMSEENYSILIFGDENHPEVKGVKSYGKDEGDVHVVLTKEELKDIKFKYDKIATVAQTTRKKEIYLEIVNELILKNKEVRVFNTICDATFENQDAARELSKEVDVMVVIGGKNSSNTKQLHSICLENCENSYLIENVKEIESKWFENKKLCGITAGASTPDWIIQQVVESIEEL, from the coding sequence ATGAAAGTAAAATTAGCTTCTAGCTATGGCTTTTGCTTTGGAGTAAAAAGAGCAATTAAAATTGCAGAAGGTTATGAAAACTCTGCAACTATGGGACCATTAATTCATAATCAAAATGAAATAGATAGATTAAAAAATGACTATAATGTAGGTTTATATGAAAATCTTTCTGATGTAAAACCTAATGATACAGTTATTATTAGAACCCATGGTATTCCAAAAAATGACTTAAAAGAATTGAAAAAAAGAAGTGAAAAAGTTATAAATGCAACTTGTCCTTTTGTTACAACTCCTCAACAAAATGTTAAAAAAATGTCTGAAGAAAACTACTCAATTCTTATCTTTGGAGATGAAAATCACCCTGAAGTAAAAGGTGTAAAATCTTATGGAAAAGATGAAGGTGATGTTCATGTGGTTTTAACAAAAGAGGAACTAAAAGATATAAAATTTAAATATGACAAAATTGCTACAGTTGCTCAAACAACAAGAAAAAAAGAGATTTACTTAGAGATTGTAAATGAACTTATTTTAAAAAATAAAGAAGTAAGAGTATTTAATACAATTTGTGATGCCACATTTGAGAATCAAGATGCCGCTAGAGAACTATCAAAAGAGGTTGATGTTATGGTTGTAATTGGTGGAAAAAACTCTTCAAATACAAAACAACTTCATTCAATTTGTCTTGAAAATTGTGAAAATTCTTATTTAATTGAAAATGTTAAAGAGATAGAATCTAAATGGTTTGAAAACAAGAAACTATGCGGTATAACAGCCGGTGCATCAACTCCTGATTGGATTATTCAACAAGTAGTAGAAAGTATAGAAGAATTATAA